Proteins co-encoded in one Firmicutes bacterium CAG:345 genomic window:
- a CDS encoding xanthine/uracil/vitamin C permease (product inferred by homology to UniProt), translated as MAYILTVNPNSILFGGTSDIRWSSVFIATAIGAFIGTLLMALLAKMPFAQASGMGLNSTVGSVIGGVMGFSFSYGNAMLLVLISGVIFLAVTFIPCGKNKETGRWISLREKIFDGIPEAVRKAITVGIGLFITYIGFQNSNIIVSDPYVISGFVDLSNSANWAANGPARTAMVGLFSFFIIAILSHYKVKGAVVIGIFAGTLLSLPLGVTSFDYLSEKVPGVTWEFWTNFSNFFSMDPSKGGIFLAAFTEGFNFPEGSALTCVMLVMTFCMIDMFDTMGTVVGCATNAKLIDENGKPHNYDRIMAADSIATCAGAMMGTSTVTTFVESGAGIAAGGKTGFSSLVTSLLFLLSIFLLPLFAFIPKSAAAGALIYVGVLMMSNVKDIDFSKVKNSVPAFLTIIMMVLSYSITKGIGIGIISYVIVSTIIFVVDLIKYSISKNKENLEKPKYDVSIVAIIIFALFMVYFLVPVVNN; from the coding sequence ATGGCTTACATCTTAACCGTCAACCCTAACTCAATTCTTTTTGGAGGAACAAGCGATATCCGCTGGTCTTCTGTCTTCATCGCAACGGCAATTGGCGCTTTTATTGGAACATTGTTGATGGCTTTGTTGGCTAAAATGCCTTTTGCACAAGCATCTGGAATGGGTTTAAATTCTACTGTTGGTAGCGTTATTGGTGGTGTCATGGGATTTTCTTTTTCCTATGGAAATGCAATGCTTTTGGTTTTAATAAGTGGTGTTATATTCTTAGCCGTAACTTTTATTCCTTGTGGAAAAAATAAAGAAACTGGAAGATGGATTTCTTTGCGTGAAAAAATATTTGATGGAATCCCTGAGGCTGTTAGAAAAGCAATTACAGTTGGTATAGGTTTATTTATCACTTATATTGGATTTCAAAATTCAAATATCATCGTCAGCGATCCTTATGTAATTTCTGGTTTTGTTGATCTTTCAAATAGTGCTAACTGGGCAGCAAATGGTCCAGCAAGAACAGCTATGGTCGGTTTATTTTCTTTCTTTATAATCGCAATTTTATCTCATTATAAAGTAAAAGGTGCTGTTGTTATTGGTATCTTTGCTGGAACATTGCTTTCTTTACCATTAGGCGTTACAAGTTTTGATTATCTTTCAGAAAAAGTTCCAGGTGTTACTTGGGAATTCTGGACAAACTTTTCAAATTTCTTTTCTATGGATCCTTCTAAAGGCGGTATATTTTTAGCAGCTTTTACTGAAGGATTTAATTTCCCTGAAGGTTCAGCATTAACATGTGTAATGCTTGTTATGACTTTCTGCATGATTGATATGTTTGACACTATGGGTACTGTTGTCGGTTGTGCCACTAATGCTAAATTAATCGACGAAAATGGAAAACCACATAATTATGATCGAATTATGGCAGCTGACTCTATTGCTACTTGTGCTGGTGCAATGATGGGTACTTCTACTGTTACAACCTTTGTTGAATCAGGTGCTGGTATTGCTGCTGGTGGAAAAACAGGCTTTTCATCCTTAGTTACTTCTTTATTATTCTTATTATCAATTTTCCTTTTACCACTTTTTGCTTTCATTCCTAAATCTGCAGCAGCAGGTGCGTTAATCTATGTTGGTGTCTTGATGATGAGCAATGTTAAAGATATTGATTTCTCTAAAGTTAAAAATTCTGTTCCAGCCTTCTTGACAATAATTATGATGGTATTAAGCTATTCCATCACAAAAGGTATTGGAATAGGTATTATAAGCTATGTTATTGTTTCTACAATAATCTTTGTTGTTGATTTAATTAAATATAGCATTAGCAAAAATAAGGAAAATTTAGAAAAACCAAAATATGATGTTTCGATTGTTGCAATTATAATATTCGCTCTATTTATGGTTTATTTCTTAGTTCCAGTTGTTAATAATTAA
- a CDS encoding heat-inducible transcription repressor hrcA (product inferred by homology to UniProt) — protein MPIKQNRHDQILKLIVEDFIDTAEPVGSMNLLEKYNLDCSSATIRNDMMQLEKEGLIEKTHHSSGRVPSAKGYRYYLEHIKNSEQSYEVDEEFKKEFALVLQKKSQAVEEVMEKSCQILSEMTNLATIVVGPKASQDLLASIQVIPLNSNTVTAIIVTDKGYVENKTFSINDQTYVNDIVQAVKLINKRLVGTPIEELADKLNSIRPLISDLLGERTNIIMEAFMEAFMKFARKRLETFGTSKLLELPEYEKEKNNLLNVVKFLDNPEKINSEIQNLDDSIEVKDDENMAIVTKNVDINGQNSGKIAVVGPKRMNYKKILASLEYVAKTLKQYYEQQGKDDDDE, from the coding sequence ATGCCTATCAAACAAAATAGACACGATCAAATATTGAAATTGATTGTTGAAGATTTTATTGATACTGCAGAACCAGTTGGATCAATGAACCTTCTAGAGAAATACAATCTCGATTGTTCAAGCGCAACTATTAGAAATGATATGATGCAACTTGAAAAAGAAGGTTTAATTGAAAAGACCCACCATTCTTCTGGTAGAGTTCCTTCAGCTAAAGGTTATCGCTATTACCTTGAACATATAAAAAATAGTGAACAAAGTTACGAAGTAGATGAAGAGTTCAAAAAAGAATTCGCACTAGTACTTCAAAAAAAGAGTCAAGCAGTTGAAGAAGTAATGGAAAAATCATGTCAGATACTTTCTGAAATGACAAATCTAGCAACTATAGTTGTTGGACCCAAAGCTTCGCAAGACTTGCTCGCTTCGATCCAAGTAATTCCGCTTAACAGCAACACTGTCACAGCAATAATTGTTACTGATAAAGGATATGTTGAAAACAAAACATTCTCTATCAATGATCAAACATATGTAAATGACATTGTTCAAGCTGTTAAATTGATTAACAAAAGATTAGTTGGAACTCCTATTGAAGAACTAGCTGATAAGCTTAATTCGATTCGTCCTCTAATTAGTGACTTGCTCGGTGAAAGGACAAATATCATAATGGAAGCCTTTATGGAAGCCTTTATGAAATTCGCTCGCAAGCGTCTTGAAACCTTTGGTACCAGCAAACTACTTGAACTTCCTGAATATGAAAAAGAGAAAAACAATTTACTAAACGTTGTTAAATTTCTCGATAATCCTGAAAAGATCAATTCAGAAATTCAAAATCTAGATGATAGCATCGAAGTAAAAGATGATGAGAACATGGCAATAGTAACTAAGAATGTTGATATCAATGGTCAAAATTCCGGAAAGATTGCTGTTGTTGGTCCTAAAAGAATGAATTACAAAAAAATTCTTGCTTCACTTGAATATGTTGCTAAAACTCTTAAACAATACTACGAACAACAAGGAAAGGATGATGATGATGAGTAA
- a CDS encoding chaperone protein DnaK 1 (product inferred by homology to UniProt): MAKEVILGIDLGTTNSVVSYMQEDGVVKVIPNPEGHNTTPSVVAFKANGEEIIGDAAKRQIVTNSDTVASIKRKMGTAEKVHINCINKDFTPQEISAKVLSYMKSYAETTIGHPVKKAVITCPAYFNDAQRQATKDAGTIAGLDVVRVISEPTAAALAYGMENKKEQKILVYDLGGGTFDVSILDIGDGTYEVISTSGDAALGGDDWDHAIQNWLLSEIKKETGVDLSNNKMALQRLKDESEKAKITLSSSFEAIITLPYISANENGPINFETTLSRAKFEDLTRDLLRRTEDPVRKALDDAKLTPNDINEVLLIGGSTRMPAVVELVKRLLGKTPNCSVNPDEAVSIGAAVQGGVIRGDVKDVLLLDVTPLTLGIETEGGVMTPLISRNTTIPTTKSQVFSTAADNQPAVDIVVFQGERPFTRDNKMLGSFHLDGIRPARRGVPQIEVTFNIDVNGIVNVKAKDLDTQKEQQITISGSNGLSKEDIDRMVKEAAENKEADDKRKEEVEVRNRAEQLIHSIDASLEDGGDKVSENVKQDAIKMRDEVKSLLEKNDIEALKTKLNELERQAAYAQQAADQAKSSNSSNTSSSSSNNDAKDDNVVDADFTEKK, from the coding sequence ATGGCAAAAGAAGTAATCTTAGGTATCGACTTAGGTACCACAAATTCAGTCGTATCTTATATGCAAGAGGATGGCGTTGTTAAAGTCATCCCTAATCCAGAAGGACACAATACCACACCTTCTGTAGTTGCTTTTAAAGCAAATGGCGAAGAAATAATCGGCGATGCTGCTAAAAGACAAATCGTTACAAATTCTGATACTGTAGCATCCATTAAAAGAAAAATGGGTACTGCTGAAAAAGTTCATATCAATTGCATTAACAAGGATTTCACGCCACAAGAAATTTCTGCAAAAGTTCTTTCTTATATGAAATCTTATGCTGAAACTACTATTGGACATCCAGTTAAAAAAGCTGTTATTACATGCCCTGCATACTTCAATGATGCTCAACGTCAAGCTACAAAAGATGCTGGTACAATCGCTGGTCTTGATGTAGTTCGTGTTATCAGTGAACCTACTGCTGCTGCTCTTGCTTATGGCATGGAAAACAAGAAAGAACAAAAAATTCTTGTCTATGATTTAGGTGGTGGTACATTCGATGTCTCCATCCTTGATATCGGCGATGGTACATATGAAGTTATCTCTACATCTGGCGATGCTGCTTTAGGTGGTGATGACTGGGATCACGCAATTCAAAATTGGTTGCTTTCCGAAATCAAGAAAGAAACCGGTGTCGATCTTTCAAACAATAAAATGGCTCTCCAACGTCTTAAAGATGAAAGCGAAAAAGCTAAGATCACCTTATCTTCTTCATTCGAAGCTATCATCACATTGCCTTATATTTCTGCAAACGAAAATGGTCCTATCAACTTTGAAACAACATTAAGCCGTGCTAAATTTGAAGATTTAACTCGTGACTTACTCCGCCGTACTGAAGATCCTGTAAGAAAAGCTCTTGATGATGCTAAACTTACACCTAACGATATCAACGAAGTATTGCTCATCGGTGGTTCTACAAGAATGCCTGCTGTTGTTGAATTAGTTAAAAGATTACTTGGAAAAACCCCTAACTGCTCAGTTAACCCTGATGAAGCTGTTTCTATCGGTGCTGCCGTTCAAGGTGGTGTTATTAGAGGAGATGTCAAAGATGTCTTATTACTCGATGTTACACCTTTAACACTTGGTATTGAAACAGAAGGTGGTGTCATGACTCCACTCATTTCAAGAAATACCACTATTCCTACAACAAAGAGTCAAGTCTTCTCAACAGCTGCAGATAATCAACCTGCTGTTGATATTGTAGTCTTCCAAGGTGAACGTCCATTCACAAGAGATAATAAGATGCTCGGTTCCTTCCACCTTGATGGAATTCGTCCAGCACGTCGTGGTGTTCCACAAATTGAAGTAACATTTAACATCGATGTAAATGGTATTGTAAATGTTAAAGCAAAAGACCTCGATACTCAAAAAGAGCAACAAATTACAATTTCTGGATCCAATGGTCTTTCTAAAGAAGATATCGATAGAATGGTCAAAGAAGCTGCTGAAAATAAGGAAGCTGATGACAAACGTAAGGAAGAAGTTGAAGTTCGTAATAGAGCTGAACAACTTATCCACTCAATCGATGCATCATTAGAAGATGGTGGAGACAAGGTTTCCGAAAATGTCAAACAAGATGCAATTAAGATGAGAGATGAAGTAAAATCCTTACTTGAAAAGAACGATATTGAAGCTTTAAAGACAAAATTAAATGAACTTGAAAGACAAGCTGCTTATGCTCAACAAGCTGCAGATCAAGCTAAATCTTCAAACTCTTCTAATACAAGCTCATCTTCTTCTAATAATGATGCAAAAGATGACAATGTTGTCGATGCTGACTTCACTGAAAAGAAATAA
- a CDS encoding chaperone protein DnaJ (product inferred by homology to UniProt), protein MANKDYYATLGVNKDASADEIKKAYRTLAKKYHPDLNKEPGAEQKFKEIQEAYDVLSDDQKRKTYDQFGSAAFDGSAGGAGFNGFNGFQGSFQDFDMDDIFSQIFGGGRRRQSRADANRPVRGEDQLTRVVINFMDSINGCIVTIPVEYDERCDYCGGTGAKTPQDIETCPTCGGTGQVNKRVQSFLGTIEQRTVCPDCHGTGKHVKNKCPHCNGNGYTHVKTKIEINLPAGISNGQQVRVPGRGGRGINGGENGDLYVEIAVNESQVFERKGNDIYISVPLSIADASLGCTIDVQTVYGEAELKIPAGIQQGTLLRMRGKGVKKGAIFGDQYVKVDIKIPKNLSEEQKNLLRQFQDIEERKPVHESWFDKIKKHFNK, encoded by the coding sequence ATGGCCAATAAAGATTATTATGCAACACTAGGGGTCAATAAAGACGCCAGCGCTGATGAGATTAAAAAAGCTTATCGTACTCTCGCAAAAAAATATCACCCAGATTTGAATAAAGAACCTGGTGCCGAACAAAAATTTAAAGAAATTCAAGAAGCATACGATGTTTTATCCGATGATCAAAAAAGGAAAACGTACGATCAATTCGGATCAGCAGCTTTTGACGGATCAGCAGGTGGAGCAGGATTTAATGGTTTTAATGGATTCCAAGGCTCCTTCCAAGACTTTGATATGGATGATATCTTTTCTCAGATATTTGGTGGTGGGAGAAGAAGACAATCAAGAGCAGATGCTAATAGACCAGTAAGAGGTGAAGATCAACTCACAAGAGTTGTAATAAACTTTATGGATTCTATCAACGGATGCATCGTTACTATACCTGTAGAATATGATGAACGTTGTGATTATTGTGGTGGCACAGGTGCTAAAACACCTCAAGATATTGAAACTTGCCCTACCTGTGGTGGTACAGGTCAAGTCAATAAAAGAGTACAGAGTTTCCTTGGCACAATAGAACAAAGAACTGTATGTCCAGATTGTCATGGTACAGGTAAACATGTAAAGAATAAATGTCCTCACTGCAATGGTAATGGCTATACACATGTAAAAACCAAAATTGAAATCAATCTCCCTGCTGGTATTAGCAACGGACAACAAGTCCGTGTTCCTGGACGCGGTGGACGCGGTATCAATGGTGGCGAAAATGGCGATTTATATGTTGAAATTGCTGTTAATGAATCACAAGTATTCGAAAGAAAAGGAAATGATATCTACATATCTGTTCCTCTTTCTATAGCTGATGCCTCATTAGGATGTACAATTGATGTTCAAACTGTTTACGGAGAAGCTGAACTTAAAATACCTGCTGGTATTCAACAAGGAACGTTGCTTCGTATGCGTGGAAAAGGTGTAAAGAAAGGTGCAATCTTCGGAGATCAATATGTTAAAGTTGATATTAAGATTCCAAAGAATCTTTCCGAAGAGCAAAAAAACCTTCTAAGACAGTTCCAAGATATTGAAGAAAGAAAACCAGTTCATGAAAGCTGGTTTGATAAAATTAAAAAACATTTTAACAAATAA
- a CDS encoding putative tRNA-binding domain protein (product inferred by homology to UniProt), which yields MSTEVSLFYNQEACKDVLILIADESSYPDKVEKYEDVIILKNKDRIVGINILNSLEYVKIKASGLIHSVNEQLAKLIENIVKDYSDYDIKVVDNNFILGQIKENLGKNQYKIDIGLKESVLAISNIGELNIGEFVEVSYKETRLPTGHKAYHYLKGLADYLITNKDLKPDVCGTKLYILESSKKH from the coding sequence ATGAGTACCGAAGTTAGTTTATTTTATAATCAAGAAGCCTGCAAGGATGTATTGATTCTAATTGCCGATGAATCTAGCTATCCTGATAAAGTAGAAAAATATGAGGATGTTATCATTTTAAAAAATAAAGATAGAATAGTTGGTATCAACATTCTCAATTCCCTTGAATACGTTAAGATTAAAGCTTCTGGATTAATTCATTCTGTAAATGAACAATTGGCAAAATTAATTGAAAATATCGTAAAAGATTACTCAGATTATGATATAAAAGTTGTCGATAACAATTTCATATTAGGTCAAATAAAAGAGAATCTTGGAAAAAATCAATACAAAATAGATATTGGATTAAAAGAATCAGTATTAGCTATTTCTAATATTGGTGAATTAAATATCGGTGAATTTGTTGAAGTAAGTTATAAAGAAACACGTCTTCCAACTGGACATAAAGCTTATCATTATTTAAAAGGATTAGCCGACTATCTCATAACAAACAAAGATTTAAAACCGGATGTTTGTGGAACTAAATTATATATTCTCGAGTCTTCTAAAAAACATTAA
- a CDS encoding putative uncharacterized protein (product inferred by homology to UniProt) yields the protein MNRVSKIFCIVGLVAVIGGSITLGVGMAQGGVFRRFTKAEKKTKQFVINEENLKNNKVVLEDIEISIKSGNIRLFESEDENLIINYTYAIDEKRIFFPSIEKPFYIVEKNRAIDWLSLDFLIDNDSFVDIYIPNWFNGKYNLETLNGEVYCNLKEYKNDLFINSGSSYVEISEFSYSKNMDISVFSGNVVIDASSFSKMNEQNLYYIETVNGDLDFVMPYGVSFSYNYEKVTGKMHNSCTICENEKCPYISFSTVNGDFNIKYKN from the coding sequence ATGAATAGAGTTAGTAAAATCTTTTGTATTGTTGGATTAGTAGCTGTAATAGGCGGAAGTATAACCTTGGGAGTAGGAATGGCTCAAGGTGGTGTTTTTCGTAGATTTACTAAAGCTGAAAAAAAGACAAAGCAATTTGTTATAAATGAAGAAAATTTAAAGAATAATAAAGTTGTTTTAGAAGATATTGAAATATCGATAAAATCAGGAAATATTCGTTTGTTTGAATCAGAAGATGAAAATTTAATTATCAATTATACTTATGCGATAGATGAAAAAAGAATTTTCTTTCCTTCTATTGAAAAACCATTTTATATAGTCGAAAAAAATCGCGCAATCGATTGGCTGAGTTTAGATTTTTTAATTGATAATGATAGTTTCGTGGATATATATATTCCAAACTGGTTCAATGGAAAATATAATTTGGAAACTCTAAACGGAGAAGTATATTGTAATTTAAAAGAATATAAGAATGATTTATTTATAAATTCAGGAAGTTCTTATGTTGAAATATCAGAATTTAGTTATTCAAAAAATATGGATATATCGGTTTTTTCTGGAAATGTGGTTATCGATGCGAGTTCTTTTAGTAAAATGAATGAACAAAATTTATATTATATTGAAACAGTTAATGGTGATTTGGATTTTGTTATGCCTTATGGTGTCTCTTTTTCTTATAATTATGAAAAGGTAACTGGTAAAATGCATAATTCTTGTACTATTTGTGAAAACGAGAAATGTCCTTATATTTCATTTAGTACAGTTAATGGTGATTTTAATATTAAATACAAAAATTAA
- a CDS encoding protein GrpE (product inferred by homology to UniProt) — protein MSNEKEKEEVEETSEEDTEEKVSKKKAKKYEARIEELEQKLLETESSLNKELINAKAESTAWKNKYYEAYADLDNTRKVLEKDHADMIKYRAMGFIEKMLPMLDNFEMAFKTISDDPKIKNYQTGFKMIYRQLTSALTEEGVEVIEPKVGDEFDHNTMAAMSTVPGEEDNKVSSIYLKGYKLKDRLVRPAMVIVTKVEEKKQEDSQETVENKGE, from the coding sequence ATGAGTAACGAAAAAGAAAAAGAAGAAGTAGAAGAAACTTCCGAAGAAGATACTGAAGAAAAAGTTTCTAAGAAAAAAGCTAAAAAGTATGAAGCTCGTATTGAAGAACTTGAACAAAAACTTCTTGAAACAGAAAGTTCATTAAACAAAGAACTCATCAATGCCAAGGCAGAAAGTACAGCTTGGAAAAACAAATATTATGAAGCCTATGCCGACTTAGATAATACCCGTAAAGTTCTAGAAAAAGATCACGCGGATATGATTAAGTATAGAGCAATGGGATTTATAGAAAAAATGCTTCCAATGCTCGACAATTTCGAAATGGCTTTTAAAACTATCTCTGATGATCCAAAAATCAAGAATTATCAAACTGGTTTTAAAATGATTTATCGTCAATTAACCTCAGCTTTAACAGAAGAAGGAGTTGAAGTAATCGAGCCTAAAGTCGGAGATGAATTCGATCATAACACAATGGCAGCAATGTCAACTGTTCCTGGAGAAGAAGATAATAAAGTATCTTCAATATATCTAAAAGGATATAAATTAAAAGATCGTTTAGTAAGACCAGCGATGGTTATAGTTACTAAAGTCGAAGAAAAAAAACAAGAAGACAGTCAAGAAACTGTTGAAAATAAAGGAGAATAA